The sequence GTATCGTAATTTCTTTGTAAGCTGTTGCCAAAAATTAACAACCTCAGGGTCGATATTTGTAAAACATCCTTTACCTAGTTTCGGACTGTCTACAGGTTGTCCTTTGTATTCGGATAAGTCAGAGCCCTTCTCTATTCCAAGGATCTCTTGTTTATTCAAGAAGGAGCGATGGTTCCCAATGAAATCCAAAACAACTAAGTGTGTTTTGTCTTCATGACGCCTGAGGCCACGCCCCAATTGCTGAATGAAAATGATGTTTGAGTCAGTAGGACGAAGCATTAGGACAGTATCGATAGAGGGTAGGTCTGTACCTTCGTTGAATAAATCGACCGAAAACAGAACCTGAATCTCGCCCTTATCGAGCATAGTTAGTGCTTCGTTTCGCAATACAGTCGATTCACTGTGAACCGAGAGAGCTTTGTAGCCTAAGCTAGCAAACGTATTATTGAAATGCTCCGCCATGTAGTCAGCGTGCTTTTTTGATATACAGAACGCAAGAGTTCTGGATTGCTTTTTCTCTTTCCAGTGTTTGAATATGTGAGAGGCTCTTTGCGTAGTAGCAAATTGTGCGTCTAGTTCAGATGGGTCAAATTTACCATTTCGCCAAGGGATCTCTTGGTAGTTGACTGAGTCATCCCAAATCCCGTAGTAATGGAAAGGAACCAGTATATTATCGTCTATTCCGTGGACTAAATTTCGTTCATATACCAAGTTGTCATTACACAGTGACAAGATATTTGCTTGGTCTGTTCTTTCAGGTGTCGCCGTTAAACCCAGTAGAAAACGAGGTTCAAAGTAGTTCAGCACATTAATGTAAGTTCTTGCGCTAGCGTGATGAAACTCATCAACAATCACATAATCAAAGTGGCTTTTGTCGAAGTTCGAAAGGTGAGTTAACTGCCCAATTGTTTGAACAGAAGCGAATAGCATGTCTTTTGAGAGCGACTTTTCCTTGCCGTTATAATACCCTGCTGATTTTTCTGGCCACAGTTTAGCGAACGTGTTTAGTGCTTGAGTTAATATTTCTTCTCGGTGAGCGACAAAGAGTACACGTTTGGCGTTCATCTGCTTTGCATCAAACGCAGACAGCCACATCTTTCCCATACCCGTGCCCATAACAACCAGTCCACGAGTGAAACCAGCAGAGCGAGTTCTATTGAGCGCCTCCAAAGCCTCGACTTGCGCTTGGTTAGGAGTGTACTCATCTTCATCTAGGAGACTAGCGTCTCCAACCACGGATAGCTTAGGTGGTTTTCTATTCTTAATGTAGTGATTAATCCATGCATCAGTAATGTTCACAGCAGACGCGTGATGGAACAATTTATCAAACTGCTCCCGGATATAGTGGAACTGTTTTGCCTCTGCTGAGTCTTCTGGTTGGCGATAGTCCAACCTGAGACACCATTCATGAGCATACGTCAGGGCTGCTTTACTAATGTTATTAGAGCCTATATAAGCAGTACCATTATAAAAGGACTTAGCAGCGTCAGTGCGCACGAAAATGTAAGACTTTAAGTGGAAGCTGCGATTGTTAGTTTCAAACACCTTAACTTCAACATGCTCGCCTTCGAGCTCAATCAACGCTCTAAGAGCGATAGGGTGGGTAATGTGTAAATAGTCAGACGTTAAAACTCGAAGCTTCAGAGGGGAGTCTGTATTTTCTCGTCGCTCTATTGCCTCATGAATGCTGGGTAACAATAAATCGAGACCTGACGGCTGAATAAATGAAACAGCGATTTCTATCTCAGTAGCATGGTTTATTGCATGTATCAGTTGGGGTAACAGAGGATCGTCACCACCAATTGTTAAGAGATTATCTTTAAGCGTTAGGGATTGAACTGGCATATCGTTTTACCACATTATTTCTTTGTAAGAATCGCATTTAGCCATTTTTCAGACTCTCGGCCCGGCCTAGCATCTGAAGTAACCCATGTTTGACTGATACATAGAGGGGAAGAAATGAGTATATTTGCCAGTTTTGCCTCATTTAGATCTGAGAATAAACGACCATTTCTGACTTGTTCAATATCGCCATACTTAAATGAGCAGTAGAAAACTCCACCAGATTTCAGCACTTGAGCGAGGTGATTGAATGTCATCGGTAATTTATTTATCGGCACATGTAAGAGTGAAGCACACGCCCAAATAGCATCAAACGTCCGGGGGGCAGCCTCAAACGAGTCAAAGGTAGCAACCACGACTTTTTGACCTAGGTACTCTTCAGCCAGCTTGGCCAAAGATTCGTTTGCATCTAACGAGGTGACTTTATACCCAAGATCTAGGAACGATTTGCTGTCTCGACCAGAACCACAGCCAGCGTCTAATATTTTCCCTCGTTTTGGTACATGCGGAAGAAACTGTTCGTATAGCTTCTGGACATCTACATTAACCGTGCTAGAAAAGAAATCTAGAGCGTTTTCGCTGTAATACTGGTTGGTTATATTCATTAGGACTTTCATTGAGTTGCTTTAAGAACTTAGTTTGCATCATCTTGTTTCGCTCGTCT comes from Vibrio astriarenae and encodes:
- a CDS encoding DEAD/DEAH box helicase family protein gives rise to the protein MPVQSLTLKDNLLTIGGDDPLLPQLIHAINHATEIEIAVSFIQPSGLDLLLPSIHEAIERRENTDSPLKLRVLTSDYLHITHPIALRALIELEGEHVEVKVFETNNRSFHLKSYIFVRTDAAKSFYNGTAYIGSNNISKAALTYAHEWCLRLDYRQPEDSAEAKQFHYIREQFDKLFHHASAVNITDAWINHYIKNRKPPKLSVVGDASLLDEDEYTPNQAQVEALEALNRTRSAGFTRGLVVMGTGMGKMWLSAFDAKQMNAKRVLFVAHREEILTQALNTFAKLWPEKSAGYYNGKEKSLSKDMLFASVQTIGQLTHLSNFDKSHFDYVIVDEFHHASARTYINVLNYFEPRFLLGLTATPERTDQANILSLCNDNLVYERNLVHGIDDNILVPFHYYGIWDDSVNYQEIPWRNGKFDPSELDAQFATTQRASHIFKHWKEKKQSRTLAFCISKKHADYMAEHFNNTFASLGYKALSVHSESTVLRNEALTMLDKGEIQVLFSVDLFNEGTDLPSIDTVLMLRPTDSNIIFIQQLGRGLRRHEDKTHLVVLDFIGNHRSFLNKQEILGIEKGSDLSEYKGQPVDSPKLGKGCFTNIDPEVVNFWQQLTKKLRYSAQEEFEHLTNHLGHRPRAVEFYHKGYDLSKVNKQNGSWLELVASMTGSDNLIAIARSHSDFFLDAIQKMSMTKCFKAILLEAFLELDGFNHPPTIKELSQKSWHVLSRYPKLKSRDLSSKVKEATPESKEWIQYWSRNPINALTGGNKTKGKVWFSLSDDRMMANFSVEPELIQDFHDFTKELVDLQLTKYSERK
- a CDS encoding class I SAM-dependent methyltransferase is translated as MTNQYYSENALDFFSSTVNVDVQKLYEQFLPHVPKRGKILDAGCGSGRDSKSFLDLGYKVTSLDANESLAKLAEEYLGQKVVVATFDSFEAAPRTFDAIWACASLLHVPINKLPMTFNHLAQVLKSGGVFYCSFKYGDIEQVRNGRLFSDLNEAKLANILISSPLCISQTWVTSDARPGRESEKWLNAILTKK